In uncultured Desulfobacter sp., one DNA window encodes the following:
- a CDS encoding Hsp20/alpha crystallin family protein — protein MFARMNEIDRMFGAMDLLRTKMDRLFNEVDRPYLHGPAFTLGSNSPRTNLMENGDNFEVRAELPGISKDDISIKIQGNYLEISGKRAIETPEGYKAHRNERSATTFSRSFTLPDEVDAEKVDATLKDGVLYLTLPKSEAAKPRQITIN, from the coding sequence ATGTTTGCAAGAATGAATGAAATCGACAGAATGTTTGGGGCCATGGATCTGCTCCGCACCAAAATGGACAGACTCTTCAACGAAGTAGACAGACCTTACCTGCATGGACCGGCATTTACCCTGGGGTCCAATTCACCCAGAACCAACCTGATGGAAAACGGTGATAACTTTGAAGTCCGGGCAGAACTTCCCGGTATCTCAAAAGATGACATCAGCATTAAAATCCAGGGCAATTACCTTGAAATCAGCGGGAAACGCGCTATTGAGACACCCGAAGGGTATAAGGCCCATAGGAATGAAAGGTCTGCCACCACATTCTCACGCAGCTTTACCCTGCCCGATGAGGTTGATGCGGAAAAAGTGGATGCAACACTTAAAGACGGCGTTTTGTACCTGACTCTGCCCAAATCAGAGGCTGCCAAACCCAGACAGATCACCATTAATTAA
- a CDS encoding response regulator: MEINTLENDTGKVVRVLLVDDEDSFRKAIARRLERRNMIVSQAPDGTSCLEYLGTNEADVVVLDMKMPGMSGIETFEAINKYHPGLQVIFLTGNAAVTEGVEGIKAGAFDYLSKPIEIEHLAGKIRQAWELKRLEAARERDKIFRRRLEKRMMHTQRLASLGTMSTGIAHEINNPLAIIKESAGFMRMVLEKSDRISEKGMLFKGLEKIEKSVDRARRITHQLLGYVRKHGHELTPVDIRQLTEDTVVLIKQKTQAKKVTVQWDTEPEHQMLMHTDPFQARQVLINLLENAVDAVETGGQIYLSLYREDQTVCLEVRDNGSGITPENMEKIFDPFFTTKPNVSENESGTGLGLFVVHKIMTGLSGSIHVDSEPGQGATFTICLPEWHSK; encoded by the coding sequence ATGGAAATCAATACCTTAGAAAATGACACCGGCAAAGTTGTCCGTGTGCTGCTGGTAGATGATGAGGACAGCTTTAGAAAGGCCATTGCCCGGCGTCTGGAACGACGAAATATGATTGTCAGCCAGGCGCCGGACGGCACATCCTGCCTGGAATATCTTGGCACCAATGAAGCCGATGTGGTGGTGCTGGATATGAAGATGCCCGGTATGTCGGGTATAGAGACCTTTGAGGCCATCAACAAGTACCACCCGGGCCTGCAGGTAATTTTCCTGACCGGAAACGCTGCGGTAACCGAAGGGGTCGAAGGGATCAAGGCGGGAGCCTTTGACTACCTGTCCAAGCCCATTGAAATAGAGCATCTGGCCGGCAAGATCCGACAGGCCTGGGAACTTAAACGCCTGGAGGCGGCCAGGGAGCGCGATAAAATCTTCAGGCGGCGCCTGGAAAAACGCATGATGCACACCCAGCGGCTTGCCTCCCTTGGTACCATGTCCACAGGCATTGCCCATGAAATCAACAACCCATTGGCGATAATCAAGGAGTCAGCCGGATTCATGCGCATGGTGCTGGAGAAATCGGACCGGATTTCAGAAAAGGGAATGCTTTTCAAAGGACTTGAAAAAATAGAGAAAAGCGTGGACAGGGCCAGGCGGATCACGCACCAGCTGCTGGGCTATGTGCGCAAACACGGTCATGAGCTCACCCCGGTGGATATCCGTCAGCTTACCGAGGATACCGTGGTGTTGATCAAACAGAAAACACAGGCTAAAAAGGTAACTGTACAATGGGATACCGAGCCTGAACACCAGATGCTGATGCACACCGATCCGTTCCAGGCACGCCAGGTATTGATCAATCTATTAGAAAACGCGGTGGATGCCGTGGAGACCGGCGGGCAGATTTATCTTTCCCTTTACCGGGAGGATCAAACGGTCTGTCTTGAAGTCCGGGATAACGGCAGCGGCATTACACCGGAAAATATGGAAAAGATATTTGATCCTTTTTTCACCACTAAGCCCAATGTGTCGGAGAATGAATCCGGCACCGGACTTGGGCTGTTTGTGGTGCACAAAATCATGACCGGACTTTCAGGCAGCATCCATGTGGATTCAGAACCCGGACAAGGCGCCACGTTTACCATCTGCTTGCCTGAATGGCATTCTAAATAA
- a CDS encoding sulfotransferase domain-containing protein: MDQNNRLPSFFFITGVPKSGTTWMQLLLNTHQNIFCRPEDTFSELLNGLQSFLKGYNNLLDKTNKKTAQQKEIFYYNQDDVLNCFKFLVTQALSKPQTSGQPVIAAGTKDNAIINQAGLYKKLFPEAKFICIVRNPKDIAVSSWFHNLRVETNFHERSGGDLAAWAQTIATNWNTCILNLSHEFKGADNQLIWVRYEDLLLDAIPTMASVFTFIGVPTDRAEVEKVIDQNRFNKLAQGREAGNEDRTSFFRKGVSGDYKNHLTPEIWKEVTRDAHEVMRELRYEP, from the coding sequence ATGGATCAGAATAACAGACTACCCTCTTTTTTTTTCATCACAGGCGTCCCCAAATCCGGCACAACGTGGATGCAACTGCTACTCAATACCCATCAAAATATTTTCTGCCGCCCTGAGGATACGTTCTCTGAACTATTAAATGGGTTACAAAGCTTCCTTAAAGGTTACAACAACCTTTTAGACAAGACAAACAAAAAAACAGCCCAACAAAAGGAAATATTTTACTATAATCAAGATGATGTACTAAACTGCTTCAAATTTCTTGTAACACAAGCCCTATCAAAACCCCAAACATCCGGACAACCAGTTATTGCTGCAGGTACCAAAGACAATGCAATCATCAACCAAGCCGGGCTATATAAAAAACTATTCCCTGAAGCTAAATTCATCTGCATTGTACGAAATCCCAAAGATATTGCTGTTTCAAGCTGGTTTCACAATTTAAGGGTGGAAACTAATTTTCATGAAAGATCCGGAGGGGACCTTGCCGCATGGGCCCAAACAATTGCCACAAACTGGAACACCTGCATTCTTAACTTAAGCCATGAATTCAAAGGTGCTGACAATCAATTAATCTGGGTCCGGTATGAAGACCTTCTTTTGGACGCAATTCCCACTATGGCGTCTGTATTTACTTTCATTGGCGTACCCACAGACCGGGCAGAAGTGGAAAAAGTGATTGACCAAAATCGGTTTAACAAACTTGCCCAGGGTAGAGAAGCAGGCAACGAGGATCGAACAAGTTTTTTCAGAAAAGGCGTTTCAGGCGATTATAAAAATCATTTGACCCCTGAAATTTGGAAGGAAGTTACCAGAGACGCTCATGAGGTTATGCGAGAACTTCGTTATGAACCATAA
- a CDS encoding ATP-binding protein: protein MSLRQRVYLANAVLLGITVMGSIAMIWYTYRTEYLFTGIVARHIPMYQAAEALETSLLNQKGYLSYYLLDKNPEWLRQLADFKEDFESQLARAKPLVTESWEKQDLCRIESVYATYITAKDRALSLYEKGDPGAGAALHREVRANFFRIYELCEKFKAAHKKAIDVTVEDSRTDAKNLRYIGLLAIVTVVLLSLLINYIFTRHILEPIRKLAAEADHLGEGRVSGNELAALKSSVHGLIENAEQTHAELERSRESLMQSEKMALVGQLAAGTAHSIRNPLTSIKMRLFSLGRSTKLSQDQQENISVISTEIGQINKILENFLEFSRPPKLTMKAQSPSLVVDNTLRLLEQRLKSYGVMVQVVRSGPLDDVLLDAGQFKEVLANIIINACEAMDKGGRITISETMDNINTDRDTAVIRIQDTGPGIPASIQDEVFNPFFTTKDDGTGLGLSICFNIISEHGGCLVLDSQEGKGACFTITLPVGEGVHGKDSDH from the coding sequence ATGAGCCTGAGACAACGGGTATATCTTGCCAATGCCGTACTTTTAGGAATAACGGTCATGGGCAGCATTGCCATGATCTGGTATACATATAGAACTGAATATCTGTTCACCGGTATTGTAGCAAGGCATATTCCCATGTATCAGGCCGCCGAGGCCCTTGAAACCTCTCTGCTCAACCAGAAAGGGTATCTATCCTATTATCTTCTGGATAAAAACCCTGAATGGCTCAGGCAGCTGGCTGACTTTAAAGAAGATTTCGAAAGCCAGCTGGCCCGGGCCAAACCTCTGGTCACCGAAAGTTGGGAAAAGCAGGATCTATGCCGGATTGAATCCGTATACGCCACGTATATTACGGCCAAGGACAGGGCGCTGAGCTTATATGAAAAGGGCGACCCGGGTGCAGGGGCCGCCCTCCATCGTGAAGTCAGGGCAAATTTTTTCAGAATTTATGAGCTTTGTGAGAAATTTAAAGCTGCACATAAAAAGGCCATAGACGTTACCGTGGAAGATAGCCGTACCGATGCCAAAAACCTGCGCTATATAGGCCTTCTGGCCATTGTCACTGTGGTGTTACTCAGCCTTTTGATCAATTATATTTTTACCCGCCACATCCTGGAACCCATCCGGAAACTGGCGGCGGAAGCAGATCATTTAGGAGAAGGCCGGGTGTCCGGCAACGAACTGGCAGCATTGAAAAGCAGTGTCCACGGCTTGATTGAAAATGCCGAACAGACCCATGCCGAACTTGAGCGAAGCCGGGAGTCTTTGATGCAGTCCGAAAAAATGGCCCTGGTAGGTCAACTTGCCGCAGGGACCGCTCATTCCATCAGAAATCCTTTAACCTCCATTAAAATGAGGTTGTTTTCCCTGGGCCGGTCCACCAAGCTGTCCCAGGACCAGCAGGAGAATATCAGTGTAATTTCAACAGAAATCGGGCAGATCAATAAAATTCTGGAAAATTTTCTGGAATTTTCCAGACCGCCAAAATTAACCATGAAGGCACAAAGTCCGTCCCTGGTAGTGGATAATACGTTGCGCCTGCTGGAACAACGGTTAAAATCATACGGGGTCATGGTCCAAGTCGTTCGCAGCGGACCTTTGGACGATGTACTGCTGGACGCGGGCCAGTTCAAAGAGGTCCTGGCCAATATCATTATCAATGCCTGCGAAGCCATGGACAAAGGTGGCCGGATCACCATCAGCGAAACCATGGACAATATCAACACAGACAGGGACACGGCAGTGATACGAATCCAGGATACCGGGCCCGGTATTCCCGCATCTATCCAGGACGAAGTGTTCAACCCGTTTTTCACCACAAAAGACGACGGAACAGGGTTGGGATTGAGCATCTGTTTTAATATTATCAGCGAGCATGGCGGCTGCCTGGTGCTGGACAGCCAGGAGGGCAAGGGTGCCTGTTTTACGATTACGCTGCCTGTAGGGGAGGGTGTCCATGGCAAAGATTCTGATCATTGA
- a CDS encoding sigma-54 dependent transcriptional regulator, translating to MAKILIIDDDDQLRISFSKLLTEEQYDVVSAASGEAGIEIVKTMPLDLVILDVRLPGMNGLETFKEIKKLDATLPAIIVTAFGTTDTAIEATKAGAFDYLLKPFDIPEMLKLITQAIDAGYCMRTPVHVDAEPATYSPDAIVGQSPGMQKVYKTIGRVAQTDATVLIQGESGTGKELVSRAVYQHGIRSDKNFSIINCVAIPENLLESELFGFEKGAFTGAARRHIGKIEQADGGTVFLDEIGDMPISIQAKILRLLQERCIERLGGDETIPVDVRIIAATNRDLKAAIAQGLFREDLYFRLKVVTIELPPLRDRLEDIHPLTAHYLERFSHELKIDNPGIREEALDLLKTYEWPGNVRELANLIHKALIFNRGNPLSVSDLSQIIRKQETPGEISPGSNQEEAIRQWVHSCLSHPSNNHSFEFFSDTICAMAVEEALKISNGNRSQAARLLDISRPTLHAKIDKYGINTISSTQVIR from the coding sequence ATGGCAAAGATTCTGATCATTGACGACGACGATCAGCTGAGAATCAGTTTTTCCAAACTTCTCACCGAAGAGCAATATGACGTGGTGTCTGCGGCTTCCGGAGAGGCCGGTATTGAAATCGTCAAAACAATGCCCCTGGATCTGGTGATTCTGGATGTCCGCCTGCCGGGCATGAACGGGCTTGAAACATTTAAAGAGATAAAAAAACTCGATGCCACCCTGCCGGCCATTATTGTCACGGCATTCGGCACCACGGACACAGCCATTGAAGCCACCAAGGCCGGTGCTTTTGACTACCTGCTCAAACCCTTTGACATTCCTGAAATGCTCAAACTGATCACCCAAGCCATTGATGCGGGCTATTGTATGCGCACCCCGGTGCATGTGGATGCCGAGCCTGCAACCTATTCTCCGGATGCCATTGTGGGCCAGAGTCCCGGCATGCAAAAAGTATATAAAACCATAGGCCGGGTGGCCCAGACCGATGCCACGGTGCTGATCCAGGGAGAATCGGGTACAGGCAAGGAACTGGTGTCCCGGGCCGTGTACCAGCACGGAATCCGGTCAGATAAAAATTTTTCCATCATTAACTGCGTGGCCATCCCGGAAAATCTTCTGGAAAGCGAATTATTCGGTTTTGAAAAAGGGGCATTTACCGGTGCGGCACGGCGGCATATCGGCAAAATTGAGCAGGCAGACGGCGGTACGGTGTTCCTGGATGAGATCGGGGACATGCCCATTTCCATCCAGGCCAAAATTCTGCGGCTGCTCCAGGAAAGATGCATTGAGCGGCTGGGCGGCGATGAAACCATACCTGTGGACGTGCGCATCATTGCCGCAACCAACAGGGATCTTAAAGCCGCTATTGCCCAGGGGCTTTTCAGAGAAGATCTCTATTTCCGCCTCAAGGTCGTCACCATTGAGCTGCCGCCTCTCAGGGATCGTCTGGAAGATATCCACCCCCTGACCGCCCATTATTTGGAACGGTTCTCCCACGAACTGAAAATCGACAACCCCGGCATCCGGGAAGAGGCCCTGGACCTTTTAAAAACATACGAATGGCCAGGCAATGTCAGGGAACTTGCCAACCTGATCCACAAGGCCCTTATCTTTAACCGCGGTAACCCCTTGTCGGTCAGCGACCTAAGCCAGATTATCCGAAAACAGGAAACCCCGGGAGAAATCTCCCCGGGTTCAAACCAGGAAGAGGCCATCCGCCAATGGGTCCACAGCTGCCTGTCCCACCCATCCAATAATCACAGCTTTGAATTCTTTTCAGATACCATCTGTGCCATGGCCGTGGAAGAAGCCCTGAAAATCTCAAACGGCAACCGCTCCCAGGCCGCCCGGCTTTTGGACATATCCCGGCCGACGCTCCATGCAAAAATAGACAAATACGGAATCAACACCATTTCATCCACCCAGGTTATCCGATAG
- a CDS encoding Hsp20/alpha crystallin family protein, translating to MTDRKDIAKTENKTIEKTRELRTATPSVDIYENENEILLFADMPGVHKDDVTVNIENGKLSISGVRRLDRQGVSNWEEFMDVEYVRSFSIPQTISVENVEAKLKDGVLTLHLPKSEAAKPRQIEIKAA from the coding sequence ATGACTGACAGAAAAGATATTGCCAAAACCGAAAACAAGACCATTGAAAAAACCCGTGAACTGAGAACCGCCACCCCGTCAGTGGACATTTATGAAAATGAAAATGAGATCCTGCTCTTTGCAGATATGCCGGGCGTTCACAAGGACGATGTCACGGTAAATATTGAAAACGGCAAGCTCTCCATCTCCGGTGTTCGCCGACTTGATCGCCAGGGCGTGTCAAACTGGGAGGAATTTATGGACGTTGAATATGTCAGAAGCTTTTCCATCCCCCAAACCATTAGCGTAGAAAATGTGGAAGCCAAGCTCAAAGATGGGGTGCTTACCCTCCATCTGCCCAAATCCGAAGCGGCCAAACCCAGACAGATTGAAATCAAAGCAGCTTAG
- a CDS encoding response regulator encodes MKMKDTPLPHTRLLLVDDEKGFVDVLSNRLSRRGIKAVKAYSGAEALRALREARFDVMVLDLKMEDMDGIEVLKIVKKMAPDLPVIILTGHGSRTAAEDGMTLGAFDYLTKPCELKELMKKISLARQAKTNRTEK; translated from the coding sequence ATGAAAATGAAAGACACCCCTTTACCCCATACCCGGCTGCTTTTAGTGGATGACGAAAAAGGATTTGTGGATGTGCTGAGCAACCGGCTGAGCCGCCGGGGCATTAAAGCCGTCAAAGCCTATTCCGGTGCGGAAGCGCTGCGGGCCCTTCGGGAAGCCAGATTCGATGTAATGGTCCTGGATCTGAAGATGGAAGACATGGACGGCATTGAGGTGTTGAAAATTGTCAAGAAAATGGCCCCGGATCTGCCGGTGATCATTTTGACCGGTCACGGTTCGAGAACAGCCGCAGAGGACGGTATGACATTAGGCGCTTTTGATTACCTGACAAAGCCCTGCGAACTCAAAGAATTAATGAAAAAAATAAGCCTGGCACGGCAGGCCAAAACCAATAGAACGGAGAAATAA
- a CDS encoding DASS family sodium-coupled anion symporter has protein sequence MIFKSSGFKLVVAVLIGVIVFILPRPEGTKFKLSGTGADQLSGAVSQYFSTQETAPGKPVILTAKAPGTEQARVQYLVNQAKEMGLSEVNVDYVDGLSPKAKRFLSVLAVLVILFVVEPIPLEITAVLIGASLVFMGITDVKGAWAPYMHPVVIFIMCCLIFAIALDKVGLTKRLGYYIIKKAGNSVTKFTFIIAVGLGLASSFMHDAAACAIGIVTMLPLMRAVGIDPNTNTAKFMMLSLPFACSCGGMGTLVGGGRCMVSAAFLKEFTGIEITFFEWIKYCMPAAIICVPVAVLVTYLVYRPDPKFKLPDFDEDLGPMTAAEKKALIIIALSFVSWLTKGIHGFHYSITGMVGVACLVLFGVLKWRDINDNLEWGTALFIFGGGISLGLAMGYSGAADYFANLFFPLIQGKGWLVLFVGVAVFGALVTNAMANVAAAALILPIVIPMAQLEGVNPAILALGLGMATSFAMLLVIGCPPNAIAYSYKYFKSSDLTKLGLVATPTLLLILIGVVCTWWKILGLI, from the coding sequence ATGATATTCAAATCGAGCGGATTTAAACTGGTGGTAGCAGTGTTGATCGGTGTAATCGTGTTTATTCTGCCCAGGCCGGAAGGAACAAAATTTAAGCTTTCCGGCACCGGTGCAGACCAATTAAGTGGGGCAGTCAGTCAATATTTTTCAACCCAGGAAACAGCACCGGGAAAACCTGTTATTCTGACAGCCAAGGCCCCCGGCACCGAACAGGCCCGGGTACAGTACCTTGTAAACCAGGCCAAGGAAATGGGCCTTTCAGAAGTTAATGTGGATTATGTGGATGGCTTGAGTCCCAAAGCCAAACGGTTCTTATCCGTGCTTGCGGTGCTGGTTATCTTGTTTGTGGTGGAGCCCATTCCCCTTGAAATCACGGCAGTGCTGATTGGCGCCTCCCTTGTTTTCATGGGCATTACCGATGTGAAAGGGGCGTGGGCACCCTACATGCATCCGGTTGTTATTTTCATCATGTGTTGTCTGATCTTTGCCATTGCTCTGGACAAGGTGGGGCTGACAAAACGCCTGGGGTATTATATTATTAAAAAAGCGGGCAATTCGGTAACTAAATTTACTTTTATCATTGCCGTAGGTTTAGGACTTGCATCCTCTTTCATGCACGATGCAGCCGCCTGTGCCATCGGTATTGTGACCATGCTGCCCCTGATGCGGGCCGTGGGCATTGACCCCAATACCAATACGGCCAAATTCATGATGCTCTCCCTGCCCTTTGCCTGCTCTTGCGGCGGCATGGGAACCCTTGTGGGTGGTGGCCGTTGCATGGTGTCCGCTGCATTTTTAAAGGAGTTCACCGGTATTGAAATCACCTTTTTTGAGTGGATAAAATATTGTATGCCGGCAGCCATTATCTGTGTGCCCGTTGCAGTTCTGGTTACCTATCTGGTTTACCGGCCCGACCCCAAATTCAAGCTGCCTGATTTTGATGAGGATTTAGGCCCCATGACGGCTGCCGAGAAAAAAGCATTGATCATCATTGCACTCTCTTTCGTGTCCTGGCTCACCAAGGGCATCCACGGCTTTCACTATTCCATTACCGGTATGGTGGGTGTGGCCTGTCTGGTGCTGTTCGGCGTCTTGAAATGGCGGGACATCAATGACAACCTGGAATGGGGGACTGCCCTGTTTATTTTCGGCGGCGGTATTTCTTTAGGTCTTGCCATGGGATACTCCGGGGCTGCAGATTATTTTGCCAACCTGTTCTTCCCGCTGATCCAGGGTAAAGGCTGGCTGGTGCTCTTTGTCGGTGTGGCCGTATTCGGTGCCCTGGTCACCAATGCCATGGCCAATGTGGCGGCAGCGGCGTTAATCCTGCCCATTGTTATCCCCATGGCTCAGCTTGAAGGCGTCAACCCGGCCATCCTGGCCTTGGGGTTAGGTATGGCCACATCTTTTGCCATGCTCCTGGTCATTGGTTGTCCGCCCAATGCCATTGCCTATTCCTACAAGTATTTTAAGTCCTCGGATCTGACGAAACTGGGTCTTGTGGCCACACCAACCCTGCTTTTGATACTGATCGGCGTGGTATGTACATGGTGGAAAATTTTAGGTCTAATATAA
- a CDS encoding response regulator, with protein sequence MKLLFVDDEKAFLDTLIKRLEKRELKADAVYDGQSAINFLSEHPNTDVVVLDVKMPGMDGLETLQAIKNLNPLVEVIMLTGHATVDNAIEGMKRGAFDYLMKPCNLEELIAKIEEAATKKFKHEEKIMEARAKEITGRMV encoded by the coding sequence ATGAAACTTTTATTTGTCGATGATGAGAAAGCCTTTCTGGACACTTTGATCAAACGGCTCGAGAAACGTGAGCTCAAAGCAGACGCCGTTTACGACGGACAGTCAGCCATAAACTTTCTGTCTGAACACCCCAACACGGATGTGGTGGTCCTTGACGTCAAGATGCCCGGCATGGACGGCCTTGAAACTCTTCAGGCCATTAAAAACTTAAATCCGCTGGTGGAAGTCATTATGCTCACTGGCCATGCCACAGTTGACAATGCCATTGAAGGGATGAAACGCGGCGCATTCGATTATTTGATGAAGCCCTGTAATCTCGAAGAGCTCATTGCCAAAATTGAAGAGGCGGCAACTAAAAAATTTAAACACGAAGAGAAAATCATGGAGGCAAGGGCCAAGGAAATCACAGGCCGCATGGTATAG
- a CDS encoding response regulator codes for MVKIPVKILIVDDEKDFVEMFSLRLTGQGEKVSTAYSGQEALDLLEKTEIDVVILDIRMPGMDGIETLKKIKAGHPLVEVILLTGHGSTETAVEGMKEGAFDYLMKPADFDDISEKLANAWKRKDEQEERIRKAEARLLLRRSGDI; via the coding sequence ATGGTAAAAATACCGGTAAAAATCTTGATCGTTGATGATGAAAAAGATTTTGTAGAGATGTTTTCCCTGCGCCTGACCGGGCAAGGGGAAAAGGTATCTACTGCCTATTCAGGACAAGAGGCCCTTGACCTGCTTGAAAAAACAGAAATCGACGTGGTAATCCTGGATATCCGCATGCCCGGCATGGACGGCATAGAGACCTTGAAAAAAATCAAGGCCGGTCATCCCCTGGTGGAAGTGATCCTTCTGACCGGACATGGCTCCACCGAAACGGCGGTGGAAGGCATGAAGGAAGGTGCCTTTGATTACCTGATGAAACCGGCTGATTTTGATGATATCAGCGAAAAGCTGGCCAATGCCTGGAAGCGGAAAGACGAACAGGAAGAACGTATCCGCAAGGCTGAAGCCCGGTTGTTGCTGAGGCGGTCTGGAGATATTTAA